The following are from one region of the Halarcobacter sp. genome:
- a CDS encoding DASS family sodium-coupled anion symporter: MSNNVKMAIPIVIAVVVALLPTPEGLAVNAHYFFAVFLGVIVGLILEPIPPALIGLVGVAFSATFGLVGESAKEARDWALSGFSNGVIWLIFAAFMFALGYKKSGLGKRISLILVKKLGKTTLGLGYAVAFADGILSPFMPSNTARSAGTIFPIAINIPQMFNSLPDNEPRKIGSYISWVAIAATCVTSSMFLTALAPNLLAVSLVEKNIGVAIEWGTWFTTLAMIMVPLFLAVPYLAYIIYPPEQKYSPEAPAWAAAELEKMGSISKKEILMLCFGILALVLWIFGKQFGVNGTVAAIAVLCLLVLFNVISWEDVITNKGAINVFIWFATLVAMAAGLKKVGYLKWASGLISSWLVGLDPVMIGIILVILFFLFHYLFASVTAHVVALLPLFLGIAANLLPVEMLQPTAMLLVGSLGLMGIITPYATGPSPIWYGAGYISQAKWWMLGGIFGALFLAALVLLGFIIL, encoded by the coding sequence ATGAGCAATAATGTAAAAATGGCAATTCCAATAGTAATTGCGGTTGTTGTAGCACTTCTTCCTACACCTGAAGGTTTAGCTGTAAATGCACACTATTTCTTCGCAGTGTTTCTAGGAGTAATTGTTGGGCTTATTTTGGAGCCTATCCCACCAGCATTAATTGGTTTAGTTGGTGTTGCATTTTCTGCTACTTTTGGATTAGTTGGAGAAAGTGCGAAAGAAGCAAGAGATTGGGCCTTAAGTGGTTTCTCAAACGGTGTAATCTGGTTGATTTTTGCAGCATTTATGTTTGCATTAGGTTACAAAAAATCAGGTTTAGGAAAACGTATATCATTGATATTGGTTAAAAAACTTGGTAAAACAACTCTTGGTTTAGGGTATGCTGTAGCGTTTGCTGATGGTATTTTATCACCATTTATGCCTTCTAATACAGCAAGAAGTGCGGGGACTATTTTCCCTATTGCTATTAACATTCCACAAATGTTTAATTCATTACCAGATAATGAACCAAGAAAAATAGGTTCTTATATTTCATGGGTTGCAATTGCAGCTACTTGTGTAACTAGTTCAATGTTTTTAACTGCACTAGCACCAAACTTGCTAGCAGTTTCATTAGTTGAAAAAAATATTGGTGTTGCTATTGAGTGGGGAACTTGGTTTACTACTTTAGCGATGATTATGGTGCCTTTATTTTTAGCAGTACCATATTTAGCATATATTATTTATCCGCCAGAACAAAAATATTCTCCTGAAGCTCCAGCATGGGCAGCAGCTGAATTAGAAAAAATGGGTTCAATCTCTAAAAAAGAGATATTAATGTTATGCTTTGGTATCTTAGCTTTAGTTTTATGGATATTTGGAAAACAATTTGGAGTAAATGGTACAGTTGCAGCTATTGCAGTACTTTGTTTACTTGTGTTATTTAACGTAATATCTTGGGAAGATGTAATTACAAATAAAGGTGCAATCAATGTATTCATTTGGTTTGCTACTTTAGTTGCAATGGCAGCAGGGTTAAAAAAAGTTGGATATTTAAAATGGGCATCAGGTCTTATTTCAAGCTGGCTAGTTGGTCTTGATCCTGTGATGATAGGAATTATATTGGTAATATTATTCTTCTTATTCCACTATTTATTTGCAAGTGTAACTGCGCATGTTGTTGCTTTACTTCCTTTATTCTTAGGAATTGCAGCAAATCTATTACCAGTTGAGATGCTTCAACCAACTGCAATGTTACTTGTTGGTTCTTTAGGTCTTATGGGTATTATAACTCCATATGCTACAGGTCCTTCACCAATTTGGTATGGAGCTGGATATATATCTCAAGCAAAATGGTGGATGTTAGGTGGAATCTTCGGAGCTTTATTCTTAGCTGCCTTAGTTTTACTTGGATTTATTATTCTATAA
- a CDS encoding ABC transporter substrate binding protein, which produces MKKLLLFLIFPIFLFANNSILIINSYHKGYEFSDNIINGIEKTLYSHTDIDLNILYMDSKRVTSEEYLNSLEKLYKVQLKNRKYDLIIAVDRFAYDFVLDIYNDFFDDEPILAVGIENFSQEKAKNYGVEDKVSALLERRDLQGNVDIIRTIFPSMNKLYIINDKSLNALHTEPLINELIDNFNGSFDLKYIKEDSLEDLRKRFSKKEESSAALFIRFYKNTNGELNKNQEIADFIKDAKIPIFVTDSLFIKKGATGGKVVDLYRFGITSGEMALDILAGKPHKVVISDDLYYIFDSTKLGEFTLPVEALKVPYELVNKRLTYYDKHRGFINFVFTISPFLVFLILGLIHNIYMRKQVEKDLRSRIEFDETLLNAIESPIFWQDSKGIIVDSNNTFCRLVEVECKDLYGKRLEDFKDNIKVSKVIEVLEKYRQNEDENYEFHYEDTFGKNRIYLLKQEQFKDKKSSAEGYVTIFTDITKEKEIALEQQKNRQFVIQQSKLAEIGEIFSSIAHQWKSPLVEITAIAQELFYTKNCKDIKEDDSFVKDIMHQVTYMTDTINDFQKFIMPSNKKINFNIEEAIKSMLQIVHHNMKYNNIKISLNIEKNTNLNVYGYKNEFMQSFLNIINNAKDALLNKDYKDRKIDINLLNHGDHLIITIKDNAGGIKDENPYKIFEPYFTTKEDGHGIGLYMTKVIIEDKMDGQIFVKNVEDGAMFTIRLGQKV; this is translated from the coding sequence ATGAAGAAGCTACTTTTATTTTTAATCTTTCCAATTTTTCTTTTTGCTAATAATTCTATTTTGATTATTAATTCATATCATAAGGGATATGAGTTTAGTGACAACATTATTAATGGTATAGAAAAAACATTATATAGTCATACAGATATTGATTTAAATATTTTATATATGGATTCTAAAAGAGTTACTTCAGAAGAGTATTTAAATAGTTTGGAGAAGTTATATAAAGTACAGTTAAAAAACAGAAAATATGATTTAATAATTGCTGTTGATAGGTTTGCATACGATTTTGTTTTGGATATATACAATGACTTTTTTGATGATGAGCCCATACTTGCAGTTGGAATTGAAAATTTCTCCCAAGAAAAAGCTAAAAACTATGGGGTGGAAGATAAAGTTTCTGCCTTACTTGAAAGAAGAGATCTCCAAGGAAATGTAGACATTATTCGTACAATTTTTCCAAGTATGAATAAACTTTATATTATAAATGATAAAAGTCTAAATGCTCTACATACTGAACCACTTATAAATGAATTAATTGATAATTTTAATGGAAGTTTTGATTTAAAATATATAAAAGAGGATAGCTTAGAAGATTTGAGAAAAAGATTTTCTAAAAAAGAGGAATCTAGTGCGGCACTTTTTATAAGGTTTTATAAAAATACAAATGGTGAATTAAATAAAAACCAAGAGATAGCAGATTTTATAAAAGATGCAAAGATTCCAATTTTTGTTACAGATTCTTTATTTATAAAAAAAGGAGCAACTGGTGGAAAAGTTGTTGATTTATATAGATTTGGAATTACTTCAGGAGAAATGGCTTTAGACATATTAGCTGGAAAGCCTCATAAAGTTGTAATATCTGATGATTTATATTATATTTTTGATTCAACTAAATTGGGAGAATTTACTCTTCCAGTGGAAGCTCTTAAAGTTCCATATGAGTTGGTAAATAAAAGATTGACTTATTATGATAAACATAGAGGATTTATTAATTTTGTCTTTACTATTTCACCTTTTTTAGTTTTTCTTATTTTAGGTTTGATTCATAACATATATATGAGAAAGCAGGTTGAAAAAGATTTAAGAAGTAGAATTGAATTTGACGAAACCCTTTTAAATGCAATTGAAAGTCCAATTTTTTGGCAAGATTCAAAAGGGATAATTGTTGATTCAAATAATACTTTTTGTAGATTGGTTGAGGTTGAGTGCAAAGATTTATATGGAAAAAGACTTGAGGATTTTAAAGATAATATAAAAGTTTCAAAAGTAATAGAAGTATTAGAAAAATATAGACAAAATGAAGATGAAAATTATGAGTTTCATTATGAAGATACTTTTGGTAAAAATAGAATTTATCTTCTTAAACAAGAGCAGTTTAAAGATAAAAAAAGTAGTGCAGAGGGTTATGTAACTATTTTTACAGATATTACAAAAGAGAAAGAGATAGCTTTAGAACAACAAAAAAATAGACAGTTTGTAATTCAACAAAGTAAATTAGCAGAGATTGGTGAAATATTTTCTTCTATTGCACATCAATGGAAATCACCCCTTGTGGAAATAACCGCAATTGCTCAAGAACTATTTTATACAAAAAACTGTAAAGATATAAAAGAAGATGATAGTTTTGTAAAAGATATTATGCATCAAGTAACCTATATGACTGATACAATTAATGATTTCCAAAAATTTATAATGCCTTCAAATAAAAAAATTAATTTTAATATTGAAGAAGCAATAAAATCTATGCTTCAAATTGTCCATCATAATATGAAGTATAATAATATAAAAATAAGTCTAAATATAGAAAAGAATACAAATCTTAATGTATATGGGTATAAAAATGAGTTTATGCAATCTTTTTTAAATATAATAAACAATGCAAAAGATGCACTTTTAAATAAAGATTATAAAGATAGAAAAATTGATATTAATTTGTTAAATCATGGTGACCATCTAATAATAACTATAAAAGATAATGCAGGTGGGATTAAAGATGAAAATCCATATAAAATTTTTGAACCATATTTTACAACTAAAGAGGATGGTCATGGTATTGGTCTTTATATGACTAAAGTTATTATTGAAGATAAAATGGATGGACAAATTTTTGTTAAAAATGTAGAGGATGGAGCAATGTTTACTATAAGATTAGGACAAAAAGTATGA
- a CDS encoding response regulator transcription factor, translated as MKILVLEDNERLSNVIKQALVAEGYTVDCFFDGDDASEALGNGYSCFILDINVPNLDGISILEYIRYNHSTIPVIIISSNHDLEKIQKSYEKGCDDYLKKPFYILELVQKVKKLCVVKKQYLNFDEEYKYDFINHKLFKNDLEIELTKKEILFLELFSSNLHHVATYDELEEYVWEGEETTLVNIRSMIKRLRKKLPGDRIVIVKGMGYSLNKNVTLC; from the coding sequence ATGAAAATTTTAGTTTTAGAAGATAATGAAAGATTGTCAAATGTTATAAAACAAGCATTAGTTGCAGAAGGATATACTGTTGATTGTTTTTTTGATGGAGATGATGCTTCAGAAGCTTTAGGAAACGGTTATTCATGTTTTATTTTAGATATAAATGTTCCTAATCTTGATGGAATATCTATTTTAGAGTATATAAGATATAACCATAGTACAATACCTGTTATTATCATTAGTTCAAATCATGATTTAGAAAAAATACAAAAGTCTTATGAAAAAGGGTGCGATGATTATCTAAAAAAACCTTTTTATATTTTAGAACTTGTCCAAAAGGTTAAAAAACTTTGTGTTGTAAAAAAACAATATTTAAATTTTGATGAAGAGTATAAGTATGATTTTATAAATCATAAACTTTTTAAAAATGATTTAGAGATTGAACTTACTAAAAAAGAGATTTTATTTTTAGAACTTTTTTCATCAAACTTACACCATGTAGCAACATACGATGAGTTGGAAGAATATGTATGGGAAGGTGAAGAAACTACACTTGTAAATATAAGGTCAATGATAAAAAGATTAAGAAAAAAACTTCCTGGGGATCGTATTGTTATAGTAAAAGGTATGGGATACTCTCTAAATAAAAATGTGACATTGTGTTAG